In one window of Shewanella goraebulensis DNA:
- a CDS encoding sigma-54-dependent transcriptional regulator, whose protein sequence is MKLARNILLVDDEAPWLRTLAVTLNRLVPEAVIDTCVDSRQVMNRLEGTDYALVLLDLTMPFHSGEDLLAQIRLEYPNTRVIIVTGVNEVDTAVRCIKNGAYNYFIKTDDVADLALTVRRALEVVGLERNYHRIKESFLSKTLAQPSAFNNILTCEPNLLDQFRYLEAVAFSPEPILIYGESGTGKDEFAKSCHQLCCTDAPFVNVNLAGISESAFELQLFGRLSQEPGKSQAGALHTVGKGLLYLNEIGDLPLSSQAKLLDVLQQKQYYPIGSDRPYPVNCRIITSTQHDLLELNKSGQFRRDLLYRLRAHKIHLPPLRQRKLDIAMLINHFISLAAEEMNLTPPQQPSDLAMQLQSYDFPGNLHELKGMVFDAVSRSDGIQLNISPFMEAINELKSTAPHSSTRIIFPQVLPTLADMSQALIDEAMSRTANNQTAAAQMLGISQSALSRRITKKD, encoded by the coding sequence GTGAAACTCGCCCGTAATATTTTATTAGTTGATGATGAAGCGCCTTGGCTAAGAACATTAGCAGTAACCTTAAACCGTCTTGTGCCAGAGGCCGTGATTGATACTTGCGTTGATAGCCGCCAAGTGATGAACCGCTTAGAAGGAACGGATTATGCGTTAGTGCTATTAGACTTAACCATGCCATTTCATTCGGGTGAGGATTTGTTAGCGCAAATTCGCCTTGAGTACCCAAATACTCGAGTGATTATTGTTACGGGCGTAAATGAAGTCGATACCGCTGTTCGCTGCATCAAAAACGGCGCTTACAATTACTTTATTAAAACTGATGATGTAGCCGATTTAGCCCTAACTGTTCGCCGCGCTTTAGAAGTCGTTGGACTTGAACGTAACTATCACCGCATCAAAGAAAGCTTTTTAAGCAAAACTCTGGCTCAACCGAGCGCATTTAATAATATCCTCACATGCGAGCCTAATTTACTGGATCAATTCCGTTATTTAGAAGCTGTCGCATTTAGCCCAGAACCAATATTAATCTATGGTGAAAGCGGCACAGGTAAAGATGAGTTTGCCAAAAGCTGCCACCAGTTATGCTGTACCGACGCCCCTTTTGTGAATGTAAATTTGGCGGGGATCAGTGAAAGTGCCTTTGAATTACAACTATTTGGTAGACTAAGCCAAGAGCCTGGTAAATCCCAAGCTGGAGCCTTGCATACTGTGGGTAAAGGCTTGCTTTATTTGAACGAAATAGGCGATTTACCCTTATCTTCTCAAGCCAAATTACTGGATGTTCTGCAGCAAAAACAATACTACCCAATTGGCAGTGATCGCCCTTATCCAGTTAATTGCCGCATTATTACCTCAACTCAACACGATTTACTCGAACTGAATAAAAGCGGGCAATTCAGGCGCGACCTGCTGTATCGGTTACGAGCTCATAAAATCCATTTACCACCTTTAAGACAGCGTAAATTAGATATCGCGATGTTGATTAATCACTTTATATCGCTCGCCGCTGAAGAGATGAATTTAACGCCGCCCCAGCAACCCAGTGATTTAGCAATGCAACTGCAAAGCTATGACTTTCCTGGTAATTTACACGAACTGAAAGGAATGGTGTTTGATGCAGTTAGCCGTAGTGATGGCATACAACTGAATATCTCGCCTTTTATGGAGGCAATCAACGAGCTCAAATCAACTGCACCTCATTCGAGTACTAGAATTATCTTCCCGCAAGTACTGCCGACTTTGGCTGATATGAGCCAAGCACTGATTGATGAAGCCATGAGCCGCACGGCAAATAACCAAACAGCTGCAGCGCAAATGCTGGGGATCAGTCAATCAGCATTGAGCCGACGCATCACCAAAAAAGACTGA
- the galK gene encoding galactokinase, with translation MSNPAQKAMKLFVQTFGTTADDLYQAPGRVNIIGEHTDYNEGFVLPAAINFHTVIAVKERSDNTFRAVTDAFPGQIEQWKFGEERSTKDQSSWGKYLKGFTASMFQSGLKAKGLDLAIVGNVPLGAGMSSSAALEVAFGTAISYASQLHLSPLAIAQIAQRGEHRFVKTESGIMDQIISALAEADHALLIDCLELDSEPVSIPENLSLLIVDPNIDRQSLIERFDKRKQQCSEINDLLAVESLREVSLVQLNREKDALGDELFARARHVLSENQRTVNAARALEQNDITRFSQLMAQSHESMKTDFDISTVEIDILVSIIKQVIGTRGGVRMSDGCVVALIDHELTDAVVNAIEDKYLKATAIEAIIYLCSASNGAGRID, from the coding sequence ATGTCTAATCCTGCTCAAAAAGCCATGAAGTTGTTCGTGCAAACATTTGGCACTACGGCTGACGACCTGTATCAAGCACCAGGTCGCGTCAATATTATTGGCGAACACACGGATTATAACGAAGGATTCGTTTTACCCGCTGCAATCAATTTTCACACTGTTATCGCGGTTAAGGAACGTAGCGATAATACTTTCAGAGCTGTTACTGATGCTTTTCCAGGTCAAATTGAACAGTGGAAGTTTGGTGAAGAAAGATCAACCAAAGATCAAAGCAGCTGGGGCAAGTATTTAAAAGGATTTACCGCGTCAATGTTTCAATCAGGCCTTAAAGCTAAAGGCCTTGATCTCGCGATTGTAGGCAATGTGCCTTTAGGCGCTGGCATGTCATCTTCTGCTGCATTAGAAGTGGCATTTGGCACTGCAATTAGCTATGCCAGTCAACTGCACTTGTCTCCACTGGCAATTGCACAAATTGCTCAGCGCGGCGAACATCGTTTCGTCAAAACAGAATCAGGAATTATGGATCAAATCATTAGCGCCTTGGCAGAAGCCGATCACGCTTTATTGATTGACTGTTTAGAACTCGATAGTGAGCCTGTTTCGATCCCTGAAAACCTCAGCTTATTGATCGTTGATCCTAATATTGATCGCCAAAGCCTGATTGAACGTTTTGATAAGCGTAAGCAACAATGTTCTGAAATCAATGATTTATTGGCAGTCGAGTCTTTACGTGAAGTCAGTTTAGTACAACTAAACCGTGAAAAAGACGCCCTAGGTGATGAACTTTTTGCTCGTGCAAGACATGTGTTAAGTGAAAACCAACGTACAGTGAATGCAGCAAGAGCACTTGAGCAAAACGACATTACTCGCTTTAGTCAATTAATGGCACAATCTCACGAGTCGATGAAAACAGACTTTGATATTTCGACCGTAGAAATCGACATCTTAGTCAGCATTATCAAGCAGGTAATTGGCACCCGAGGCGGCGTTCGTATGAGTGATGGCTGTGTTGTGGCATTGATCGATCATGAACTTACTGATGCCGTGGTTAATGCTATTGAGGATAAATACCTTAAAGCGACGGCAATTGAAGCGATTATTTACTTATGCTCAGCCAGTAACGGTGCAGGAAGAATAGACTGA
- a CDS encoding aldose epimerase family protein, giving the protein MIQITALKPWQDPRGGQIERIRLDNGKVAVEVLSLGGIIRKLSTADKHGEHQNIVLGCDSVADYLAQQAYLGAIAGRYSNRIANGKMSYQGTEYQLDVNQATNCLHGGADGFHLKQWQMQPLEDGVRLTVTSPDGEMGFPGNCAVQLDYRLEGNNLLIEIEATVDKACPISLTQHSYFNLEGASSKTNTQHQIQVEAPQYLPMNDVGVPIAINSVTGSDLDLSQTTSFSVQTERGALTATNGFDHCYVLQTTPDNLVRFGCLSSPLSGRTMTIYTNQPGVQVYGANFLEGAIGFNGEVYQSHQAVCIEPQMLPDSPNQPALLGNAWIPAGGTYRHVSRYEFGTL; this is encoded by the coding sequence ATGATTCAAATCACAGCCCTTAAGCCATGGCAAGATCCACGCGGTGGTCAAATTGAACGGATTCGATTAGATAACGGCAAAGTGGCTGTTGAAGTATTAAGTCTTGGCGGCATTATCCGCAAATTATCAACCGCAGATAAGCACGGTGAGCACCAAAATATCGTTTTAGGCTGTGATAGCGTTGCTGACTACCTTGCCCAGCAAGCTTATTTAGGCGCTATTGCTGGTCGATATTCTAATCGTATCGCTAACGGTAAAATGAGTTACCAAGGCACTGAATACCAATTAGATGTTAACCAAGCAACTAACTGCCTACACGGCGGCGCTGATGGCTTTCATTTAAAGCAGTGGCAAATGCAGCCCCTTGAAGATGGCGTTCGATTAACAGTGACTAGCCCTGACGGTGAAATGGGCTTTCCGGGTAATTGTGCGGTGCAGCTTGATTATCGTTTAGAGGGTAATAACTTACTGATTGAAATAGAAGCCACAGTTGATAAGGCCTGTCCAATTAGCTTAACCCAACATAGCTATTTCAATTTAGAAGGCGCAAGCAGTAAAACGAATACTCAGCATCAGATCCAAGTGGAAGCGCCGCAGTATTTACCAATGAATGATGTCGGCGTACCTATAGCCATTAACTCAGTGACAGGCAGTGATTTAGACTTATCCCAAACAACCTCATTTTCTGTGCAAACTGAGCGCGGAGCATTAACCGCCACAAACGGTTTTGATCATTGCTATGTATTGCAAACTACTCCAGACAATCTCGTGCGATTTGGCTGCCTTTCAAGCCCATTAAGCGGTCGTACAATGACAATTTATACCAACCAACCTGGCGTACAAGTTTACGGTGCGAACTTTCTTGAAGGTGCTATAGGCTTTAATGGCGAAGTATATCAATCACATCAAGCAGTGTGTATTGAACCACAAATGCTACCAGACTCGCCTAATCAGCCAGCCTTGCTCGGCAACGCTTGGATACCTGCAGGCGGGACGTATCGCCACGTTAGTCGCTACGAGTTTGGTACATTATAG
- a CDS encoding NAD(P)H-quinone oxidoreductase — protein sequence MKHVTFETTGSAEVMSFSHSELRPLIQGQVLIKVHAAGVNGPDLKQREGAYPAPKGASSILGLEVAGEIIAVADGVTQWCIGDKVCALVPGGGYAEQVVTDASHCLPIPKGYSFEQAAALPETCFTVWGNMVVRAELVAGESVLIHGGSGGIGTTAIQMASALGAKVFATSGSDEKCHYCLEQGATLAVNYHQHDFVQPILDATEGKGVNVVFDIAGGDFVNRNLKVVAMDGRMVSVAMQRGMKAEVDIFRLMAKRIRWTGSTLRPQSIEAKAEIAKGLKQHIWPLLDSGRMNIKVDKVFAFKDVISAHQYMESGQHQGKIVLKLI from the coding sequence ATGAAACACGTGACATTCGAAACAACAGGAAGTGCCGAGGTGATGTCTTTTAGTCATAGTGAACTTAGGCCATTAATCCAAGGTCAGGTGTTGATAAAGGTGCATGCTGCAGGGGTAAATGGCCCAGATCTTAAACAGCGAGAAGGAGCTTATCCTGCACCCAAAGGCGCAAGTAGTATCCTAGGCTTAGAAGTCGCTGGTGAAATCATCGCTGTGGCCGATGGTGTAACTCAATGGTGCATTGGCGATAAGGTGTGTGCGTTAGTGCCTGGGGGAGGATATGCCGAACAAGTTGTGACAGACGCTAGTCATTGTTTGCCGATCCCAAAAGGTTACAGTTTTGAACAAGCGGCAGCTTTACCCGAAACCTGTTTTACCGTTTGGGGCAATATGGTGGTGAGAGCAGAGTTAGTCGCTGGTGAAAGCGTACTTATTCATGGCGGCTCTGGTGGTATTGGCACAACAGCGATTCAAATGGCCAGTGCACTAGGCGCAAAAGTGTTTGCGACTTCGGGCTCCGATGAAAAGTGTCACTATTGCCTTGAGCAAGGGGCAACACTTGCTGTTAATTATCATCAACATGATTTTGTGCAGCCAATACTTGATGCCACTGAAGGTAAAGGCGTTAATGTTGTATTTGATATTGCTGGTGGTGATTTCGTTAACCGTAACCTTAAAGTGGTCGCTATGGATGGGCGCATGGTGTCGGTCGCGATGCAGCGAGGGATGAAAGCGGAAGTGGATATTTTTAGGCTAATGGCCAAGCGTATTCGCTGGACGGGCTCAACCCTAAGGCCACAAAGTATTGAAGCTAAAGCGGAAATCGCCAAAGGGCTAAAACAGCATATATGGCCTTTATTGGATAGTGGCAGAATGAATATTAAAGTCGATAAAGTCTTTGCTTTTAAAGATGTTATTTCAGCTCATCAATATATGGAATCAGGGCAGCATCAAGGTAAAATTGTATTAAAACTAATTTAG
- a CDS encoding substrate-binding periplasmic protein, which produces MTLKTALAKVLSYRTALLFCISCLTSSSISAKPLLIASDIWCPYVCEGQTGYVTELTQRAFAEMDQPVHFISVPFNRALKEVQQSHIDAILAITPEHVSQYNLFTDDIIIGYASKDFYTTSGFAWKFSKLDDLDTVQVGIIRGYDYGEKLNEKIAHSNRFYFATGNQPLSMNLKRLIKGRFHIMIGNKIVIEDTAKKMQIDDKIKYAGSFGKPLPLYVGFSQTNTQAAKMFANGLQKLKQTGEFQQILDKYNIKQTDDTPL; this is translated from the coding sequence ATGACACTAAAAACAGCATTAGCCAAAGTTCTATCCTATCGCACTGCATTATTGTTTTGCATTAGCTGCCTAACATCGTCTTCTATTTCTGCTAAGCCTTTACTCATTGCTTCCGACATTTGGTGCCCTTATGTCTGCGAAGGCCAAACAGGCTATGTCACAGAGTTGACCCAACGCGCGTTTGCCGAAATGGATCAACCCGTTCACTTTATCTCAGTCCCTTTTAATCGTGCATTAAAAGAGGTTCAACAAAGTCATATTGATGCCATATTAGCGATTACTCCAGAGCATGTTTCACAATATAACTTATTCACCGATGACATTATCATTGGGTACGCCAGCAAAGATTTTTACACAACTTCAGGTTTTGCTTGGAAATTTAGTAAACTTGATGATTTAGACACGGTTCAAGTGGGAATAATTCGAGGCTATGACTATGGTGAAAAATTAAATGAAAAAATTGCTCATTCAAACCGATTCTATTTTGCTACTGGTAACCAACCACTATCGATGAACCTTAAACGCCTTATTAAAGGTCGTTTTCATATCATGATAGGCAATAAGATCGTTATTGAAGACACTGCTAAAAAAATGCAAATTGATGATAAAATTAAATATGCAGGTAGCTTTGGTAAACCACTGCCTTTATACGTTGGCTTTAGTCAAACAAATACCCAAGCGGCAAAAATGTTCGCTAACGGCTTACAAAAGCTAAAACAGACCGGCGAATTTCAACAGATTTTGGATAAATACAACATAAAACAAACCGACGACACACCATTATGA
- a CDS encoding M1 family metallopeptidase, producing MKFYPQAIALVLSLLCLPWVNASPIEQTKGDFEDKFRQLEESHPTPNDYRNAAGEPGKDYWQQQVDYKIEVALDETKRRIAGSETITYHNNSPYTLKYLWLQLEQNRFSPDSIAERSSTFSGLGNNASASAKAQDKAPAKINLSTLRRQQFMQDVELGYQLSNITDAKGKALKYVINGAQMRIDLPQPLKPNQTTKVNIDFAFNILEEDAVGARSGYEHFPDDKRKGGNDIFLLAQWFPRVSSYSDYEAWHNKEFLGRGEFTLEFGNYDVKMTVPTDHIVAATGVLQNPKKVLSKTQRKRLEEAKDAKRPVFIVSANEALKNESSTQSGQKTWHFKAENVRDFAWASSRKFIWDAKGYQQGGDTMPEVMAMSFYPKEGGELWEKYSTESVIHTMEVYSRFTFDYPYPSAISVNGPVGGMEYPMISFNGPRTIWHEDGTRSYTLSEKQFLIGVVIHEVGHNYFPMIVNSDERQWAWMDEGLNSFLDGVASKEWDPDLAWGREPSDIIEYMKSNVQVPIMTQSDSILKYGPNAYTKPAAALNILREVVLGRELFDFAFQEYSRRWENKRPTPYDFFRTMEEASGVDLDWFFRGWFYTTDHVDISIDKVYQLRLDTKDPDIDFDRLRQEEADKPISLFVEKNQQAGMKPWVDLNGDLADFHDENDRFTVTNKERNKYQSTLAKLKPWERKALARALEEDKNYYVMNFSNLGGLVMPILLEMTFADGSTEKLTLPAEIWRRSPKEVSKLIVTEKSQQLVSVEVDPSWETADVDIENNHYPRRIIPSRIEAYKSEKRKGKHRRDVMHDINTEVKEPEAKEYKK from the coding sequence ATGAAATTTTATCCTCAGGCTATCGCGCTAGTATTGAGCCTACTGTGTTTACCTTGGGTAAATGCCTCACCCATTGAGCAGACTAAAGGTGACTTCGAAGATAAGTTTCGTCAATTAGAAGAAAGCCATCCGACGCCCAATGATTATCGTAACGCTGCTGGTGAACCCGGCAAGGATTACTGGCAACAGCAAGTCGATTACAAAATCGAAGTTGCGTTAGATGAAACTAAACGCCGCATTGCGGGTAGCGAAACGATTACTTACCATAACAATTCGCCTTATACCCTTAAATATTTATGGCTGCAATTAGAGCAAAACCGTTTTAGTCCAGATTCTATTGCCGAGCGCAGCAGTACTTTTTCAGGGCTTGGCAATAACGCCAGCGCCTCAGCAAAAGCCCAAGACAAAGCCCCAGCTAAAATCAATTTATCTACCCTACGTCGTCAGCAGTTTATGCAAGATGTCGAACTAGGTTATCAGTTATCTAATATCACTGACGCTAAAGGTAAAGCACTTAAATACGTTATTAATGGCGCGCAAATGCGCATTGATTTACCTCAACCGCTTAAGCCAAATCAAACCACTAAAGTGAACATTGATTTCGCCTTTAATATCTTGGAAGAAGACGCTGTAGGCGCACGTTCAGGTTATGAGCATTTTCCTGATGATAAACGAAAAGGCGGCAACGATATTTTCCTGTTAGCCCAGTGGTTCCCTCGAGTATCTTCCTATTCAGATTATGAAGCTTGGCATAATAAGGAGTTTTTAGGTCGCGGTGAATTCACCTTAGAATTTGGTAATTACGATGTAAAAATGACCGTACCAACAGACCATATTGTTGCTGCTACTGGTGTATTACAAAACCCGAAAAAGGTATTGAGCAAAACTCAGCGCAAGCGCTTAGAAGAAGCAAAAGACGCCAAACGCCCAGTATTTATTGTCTCGGCTAACGAGGCATTAAAAAATGAGTCAAGCACGCAATCAGGCCAAAAAACCTGGCATTTTAAAGCCGAAAATGTGCGTGACTTTGCTTGGGCTTCATCGCGCAAATTTATTTGGGATGCCAAAGGTTACCAGCAAGGCGGCGACACGATGCCAGAAGTCATGGCAATGTCTTTTTATCCAAAAGAAGGTGGCGAACTTTGGGAGAAATACTCCACTGAATCTGTTATCCATACCATGGAAGTCTATTCACGCTTTACCTTTGACTATCCATATCCATCGGCCATCAGTGTAAATGGCCCAGTGGGTGGCATGGAATACCCAATGATAAGCTTTAATGGCCCACGAACCATTTGGCATGAAGACGGCACCCGCAGTTATACATTATCTGAGAAGCAATTCTTAATAGGAGTGGTCATTCACGAAGTGGGTCATAACTACTTCCCGATGATTGTGAACTCTGATGAACGTCAGTGGGCGTGGATGGATGAAGGTCTTAACAGCTTTTTAGACGGCGTTGCTAGTAAAGAGTGGGATCCTGATTTAGCTTGGGGGCGTGAACCCAGTGATATCATCGAGTACATGAAGTCCAACGTGCAAGTGCCTATTATGACGCAATCAGATAGCATTCTGAAATACGGCCCTAACGCCTACACTAAGCCTGCTGCAGCGCTCAATATTCTGCGTGAAGTGGTATTAGGTCGTGAGCTTTTCGACTTTGCTTTTCAAGAGTATTCACGTCGCTGGGAAAATAAACGCCCAACGCCTTATGACTTTTTCCGCACCATGGAAGAAGCCTCAGGCGTAGATTTAGATTGGTTTTTCCGTGGCTGGTTTTACACCACAGATCATGTTGATATCAGCATAGATAAAGTCTACCAACTACGTTTAGACACCAAAGATCCTGACATCGACTTTGATCGTTTACGCCAAGAAGAAGCCGATAAGCCAATCTCGTTATTCGTTGAGAAAAACCAACAGGCAGGCATGAAACCTTGGGTTGATTTAAATGGTGATTTAGCTGATTTTCATGATGAAAACGATCGCTTTACTGTCACCAATAAAGAACGTAATAAATACCAGTCAACCCTCGCCAAACTTAAGCCATGGGAACGTAAAGCCTTAGCCAGAGCACTAGAAGAAGACAAGAACTATTATGTTATGAATTTCTCAAATCTAGGTGGTCTAGTGATGCCAATATTACTGGAAATGACCTTCGCTGATGGCTCAACTGAAAAACTCACGTTGCCTGCAGAAATCTGGCGCCGTTCACCGAAGGAAGTGAGTAAATTGATTGTCACTGAAAAGTCACAGCAATTGGTCTCTGTTGAGGTCGATCCAAGTTGGGAAACTGCCGATGTAGATATCGAAAATAACCATTATCCACGTCGTATCATTCCATCACGTATTGAGGCTTATAAGAGCGAAAAACGTAAAGGTAAACATCGCCGTGATGTGATGCATGATATCAACACCGAAGTGAAAGAACCTGAAGCTAAGGAATATAAAAAATAA
- a CDS encoding DUF6702 family protein: MSPLIKVITFLLVIAAVSMSDNSWAHQQKESYSNVLFNERTGNLEVQHRFYLHDAEHAAKRLFDSHADLLKEPVSREAFAYYVQGKFHIADDNQQVIELNFVGTEVEGKYLWVYQETQINHQTMSSFYIKMESLQDLWPSQLNYINVEREKQVKSLRLEAGDAWQHLTLSQ; the protein is encoded by the coding sequence ATGTCACCACTTATCAAAGTAATTACTTTTTTGTTAGTTATTGCCGCCGTGAGCATGAGTGATAATAGTTGGGCGCATCAGCAAAAAGAGAGCTATAGCAATGTGCTGTTTAATGAGCGCACTGGTAACTTAGAAGTGCAACACCGTTTTTACTTACACGATGCTGAGCATGCCGCTAAACGCCTTTTCGATAGCCATGCCGATTTATTAAAAGAGCCTGTGAGCCGTGAAGCTTTTGCTTATTATGTGCAAGGTAAATTCCATATCGCTGATGATAACCAACAAGTGATTGAACTTAATTTTGTTGGCACTGAGGTAGAAGGTAAGTATTTATGGGTCTATCAAGAGACTCAAATTAATCATCAAACTATGAGCAGTTTCTACATCAAAATGGAAAGCTTACAAGACCTTTGGCCTAGCCAACTTAACTACATCAATGTTGAACGAGAAAAGCAGGTGAAGTCATTAAGATTAGAGGCTGGTGATGCTTGGCAGCATTTAACCCTAAGCCAATAA
- a CDS encoding DUF1538 domain-containing protein — protein MSGLVKLLQSMLGSFRDLVPIILVVSFFEIFILQQAPANLFSILVGVVFIVLGLTFFVFGLEMGLFPIGESLAHALARKGSTFWLVVFSFALGFGTTLAEPALTAVAAEAAEVAAEGGAIAATEQAMDSYAMGLRLTVAVSVGLAILLGVIRIVKGWPIHYLIIGGYVIVMVLTSFAPENIIGIAYDSGGVTTSTITVPLVTALGVGLATVIKGRNPMLDGFGLIAFASLTPVIFVLLYGMVL, from the coding sequence ATGAGCGGATTAGTCAAGTTATTACAATCTATGCTCGGCAGTTTTCGAGATTTAGTTCCCATCATTTTGGTGGTCAGTTTCTTTGAAATTTTTATCCTGCAACAAGCCCCTGCTAACCTGTTTTCTATTCTTGTCGGCGTCGTTTTTATTGTCTTAGGGTTAACCTTTTTTGTATTCGGTTTAGAGATGGGTCTTTTCCCTATTGGCGAGTCATTGGCCCATGCACTTGCCCGTAAAGGTAGTACCTTCTGGTTAGTGGTTTTCTCGTTTGCTTTAGGCTTTGGCACAACATTAGCCGAGCCCGCTTTAACTGCCGTCGCAGCGGAAGCCGCTGAAGTGGCCGCCGAAGGTGGCGCTATCGCGGCAACAGAGCAAGCCATGGACAGTTATGCCATGGGACTGCGACTAACTGTTGCTGTATCTGTGGGTCTAGCCATATTGCTCGGGGTTATCCGCATCGTTAAAGGTTGGCCAATTCATTATTTGATCATTGGCGGCTATGTCATTGTGATGGTGCTAACAAGCTTTGCCCCTGAAAATATTATCGGTATTGCCTATGACTCTGGTGGTGTAACAACCTCCACGATTACCGTGCCCTTAGTCACCGCTTTAGGTGTCGGTTTAGCCACCGTCATTAAAGGTCGAAACCCCATGTTAGATGGATTTGGATTAATTGCTTTTGCAAGCTTAACCCCTGTCATCTTCGTTTTACTCTACGGCATGGTGTTATAA
- a CDS encoding DUF1538 domain-containing protein, translating into MAWISQLFDTLLLTMRDVIPIATILFGFQLGVLKRPIANWKTVVLGFVYVILGLSFFLVGLELALFPIGENLANQLTSPSILHPDGSAGPYLWHDYLWVYVFAAAIGFSTTIAEPSLIAVAIKANEVSGGTISTQGLRISVAIGVAFGISLGCFRIVVGDPIHYYIMAGYVVVVIQTFFAPKSIIPLAYDSGGVTTSTVTVPLVAALGLGLASNVEGRNPLIDGFGLIAFASLFPIIAVMTYAQIVAWLEKRSNQASEEEPATEPSMINAQNPVSNLESISKNRN; encoded by the coding sequence ATGGCGTGGATTAGTCAGTTGTTCGATACCTTGTTACTCACTATGCGTGATGTTATCCCAATTGCGACCATCTTATTTGGCTTTCAATTAGGCGTACTAAAACGCCCTATCGCTAACTGGAAAACGGTAGTGCTAGGTTTTGTATACGTGATTTTAGGATTAAGTTTTTTCTTGGTTGGTTTAGAGTTAGCCCTGTTTCCTATTGGTGAAAACCTCGCGAATCAGCTGACCTCACCCAGTATTTTACATCCTGATGGTTCTGCTGGCCCTTACCTGTGGCATGACTATTTATGGGTTTATGTATTTGCTGCAGCCATTGGTTTTAGTACCACCATTGCCGAGCCCTCCTTAATTGCTGTAGCAATCAAAGCTAACGAAGTGTCAGGTGGCACTATTAGCACACAAGGCCTGCGAATTTCGGTGGCCATTGGTGTCGCATTTGGTATCTCACTGGGATGCTTTCGAATTGTAGTCGGTGACCCAATTCATTATTACATCATGGCAGGTTATGTGGTGGTAGTGATCCAAACCTTCTTTGCACCTAAATCAATTATCCCGCTTGCTTATGATTCTGGCGGTGTAACCACATCAACAGTTACTGTGCCGTTAGTTGCAGCTTTAGGCCTGGGCTTAGCCTCTAATGTTGAAGGACGAAACCCATTAATTGATGGCTTTGGACTGATTGCCTTTGCCAGTTTATTCCCGATTATCGCTGTAATGACTTACGCCCAAATAGTGGCGTGGTTAGAGAAACGAAGCAATCAAGCTAGCGAGGAAGAACCGGCAACTGAGCCATCAATGATTAATGCTCAAAACCCAGTATCAAACCTTGAATCTATCTCAAAAAATAGAAACTAA
- a CDS encoding P-II family nitrogen regulator, which translates to MRFKLIIAFVDDVTTDTVLDAAREAGATGATVINHARGEGLKKKKTFMGLGLDVQRDVILWLVEEHMSRHILETICEVGGFNTNPGQGIAIQIDVEDAVGVAHQVEKLTNDIKDQI; encoded by the coding sequence ATGCGATTTAAGCTAATTATCGCGTTTGTAGATGATGTAACCACAGACACAGTACTGGATGCTGCCAGAGAAGCAGGTGCGACTGGTGCAACCGTTATTAACCACGCTAGAGGTGAAGGGCTAAAGAAAAAGAAAACCTTCATGGGCTTAGGATTAGATGTACAAAGAGATGTGATTTTATGGTTGGTAGAAGAGCATATGAGCCGCCATATTTTAGAAACCATTTGCGAAGTGGGTGGATTCAATACCAACCCAGGTCAGGGTATTGCCATTCAAATTGATGTTGAAGATGCCGTAGGTGTTGCACATCAAGTCGAAAAACTCACTAATGATATTAAGGATCAAATATGA
- a CDS encoding CBS domain-containing protein — translation MKPSTPIKNRDVLMNQYAMIDGMLTISEAIAIAVEKDVSILVVNKRHDHDEYGMLLLSDIARKVLATNKSPERVNVYEIMIKPVMSVSADMDIRYTARLFDQFQINKAPVVENNNIIGFVTYDDIVIKGMVSQ, via the coding sequence ATGAAGCCGTCGACGCCCATTAAAAACCGTGATGTATTAATGAATCAATATGCCATGATTGACGGCATGTTAACTATCAGCGAAGCCATTGCCATAGCCGTTGAAAAAGACGTGTCTATTCTAGTGGTCAATAAGCGTCATGATCATGATGAATACGGCATGCTATTACTTAGTGATATCGCCAGAAAAGTACTAGCCACTAACAAATCACCTGAGCGAGTAAATGTGTATGAAATTATGATAAAGCCGGTGATGTCTGTGAGTGCTGATATGGACATCCGCTATACAGCGAGGCTATTTGATCAATTCCAAATCAATAAAGCGCCGGTGGTCGAAAATAACAACATCATAGGTTTTGTTACCTACGATGATATTGTGATAAAAGGCATGGTAAGCCAGTAA